One Chitinophaga varians DNA window includes the following coding sequences:
- a CDS encoding aspartate aminotransferase family protein has product MIAHINDIVKQNADYTFFPWAAQQAVRPLHIKSSKGVFLTDTNGKKYLDFSSQYLNVNIGHSDERVLAAIERQMRSFSYISPSCATDIRGELGYRLASILPGDLNKTLFTLGGSDANDVAIQIARKYTGRSRIMTFRRSYHGATLLSLSVSGDPRRNIISGQLLDLNVQVENPYFYRCPWGSTTEQECADFCIAAMESALLENDPATFAAILVEGESGSSGCIKYPPFFLKQVRQLCNRYNVLLIADEVLSGFGRTGKMFAVGHHGICPDILTMAKGLTAGYVPLGGVAVSDSIAATFDYAPSPGGITCSAHPLGCAAALAVLDIYKKDQLVAAAAAMGEYMRVELDSLADKHPSIGDIRLNGLLGCIELVKNRQSRAPMATPHSSPKEMEAMNRVAAALLDEGLFTIVRWNYLFISPPLCITREQIDTALGIISRALEIADKYCS; this is encoded by the coding sequence ATGATAGCGCACATAAATGATATTGTAAAGCAGAATGCTGACTATACGTTTTTTCCATGGGCTGCCCAGCAGGCAGTGCGGCCATTGCATATCAAGTCTTCGAAGGGTGTTTTTTTGACAGATACAAATGGTAAAAAGTATCTCGATTTTTCTTCGCAATACCTGAATGTAAATATAGGACATTCCGACGAGCGGGTACTGGCGGCAATAGAGCGGCAGATGAGGTCCTTTAGTTATATCAGCCCGTCATGCGCAACTGATATCCGTGGTGAACTGGGATATCGGCTGGCCTCCATTCTGCCTGGCGATCTCAATAAAACCCTGTTTACACTCGGGGGATCTGATGCCAATGATGTCGCTATCCAGATTGCCAGGAAGTATACAGGGCGAAGTAGGATCATGACTTTCCGGAGGTCGTATCACGGAGCTACCCTGTTGTCTCTGTCTGTAAGCGGAGATCCCAGAAGAAATATTATCAGCGGCCAGTTGCTGGATTTGAATGTGCAGGTGGAGAATCCCTATTTCTATCGATGTCCTTGGGGCAGCACAACGGAGCAGGAATGCGCAGATTTCTGTATAGCGGCGATGGAGAGCGCCCTGTTGGAGAATGATCCGGCCACGTTTGCGGCCATTCTGGTCGAAGGTGAATCCGGTTCTTCCGGTTGTATTAAATACCCGCCTTTTTTTCTGAAGCAAGTCCGGCAATTGTGCAACCGGTACAATGTGCTGTTGATCGCAGATGAAGTTCTTAGCGGATTCGGACGCACCGGTAAAATGTTTGCTGTTGGCCATCACGGAATCTGCCCGGATATTCTCACCATGGCTAAAGGGCTGACGGCTGGGTATGTTCCCTTAGGAGGAGTGGCAGTGAGTGACAGTATCGCAGCGACATTTGATTATGCCCCCAGCCCTGGCGGAATTACCTGTTCTGCACATCCTTTGGGATGCGCGGCAGCATTGGCTGTGCTGGATATCTATAAAAAGGACCAGTTAGTTGCTGCTGCTGCTGCAATGGGCGAATATATGCGTGTTGAACTGGACAGCCTTGCAGATAAGCATCCGAGCATTGGCGATATCCGGCTCAACGGGCTTTTAGGTTGTATAGAACTGGTGAAAAACAGGCAGTCCAGAGCTCCCATGGCTACGCCTCATTCTTCTCCCAAGGAAATGGAAGCGATGAATCGTGTGGCAGCGGCATTGCTGGACGAAGGGCTGTTTACCATCGTCAGGTGGAATTATTTGTTTATCTCCCCGCCGCTTTGTATCACCCGGGAACAGATAGATACCGCGTTGGGAATAATCTCCAGGGCGCTTGAAATAGCAGACAAATATTGCTCATAA
- the ccrA gene encoding crotonyl-CoA carboxylase/reductase: MKNLFDVGEVPPLGHVPAYMHAFVIHADGHGNPCTAFKQEVVPTPEIGPEEILIMVMTAGVNFNGIWAALGKPASPSLFHGQHTHIAGSDAAGIIWKIGDALLANPNFQFKVGDEVIAHCGQYCSRCNHCNGGNPMLCKNQRIWGYETTYGSFAQFAKVLPTQLLHKPPHLSWEVAGSYLLTTATAWQMLYGFSPNTAGPGKNVLVYGGAGGTGSAVIQLTSLSGGNCIAVVSDDSRGKWCMSLGAKGYINRRMFKCWGRLPEINTPEYKYYLKEVRAFGKAIWEILGEGVNPDIVVDFIGEQTFPVSAYVVEKGGMVVTCGASSGFMLNIDASYLWMRQKRLQGSHFCSLSEIVKLQHLIMDGKLTPAVSRIYKWSDLPAAHEEMLKGGDHLGNLAIQVQVNS, encoded by the coding sequence ATGAAAAATCTGTTTGATGTAGGGGAAGTACCTCCCCTGGGGCATGTGCCTGCCTATATGCATGCTTTTGTAATTCATGCTGACGGACACGGGAACCCGTGTACGGCATTTAAACAAGAAGTAGTGCCTACGCCTGAAATCGGGCCGGAGGAAATACTGATAATGGTGATGACTGCGGGTGTCAATTTTAACGGTATCTGGGCGGCATTGGGCAAGCCGGCTTCGCCCTCGTTATTCCACGGGCAGCACACTCATATTGCCGGCAGCGATGCCGCAGGAATCATCTGGAAAATAGGAGATGCATTGCTGGCCAATCCCAACTTTCAGTTTAAAGTTGGAGACGAGGTGATCGCCCACTGTGGACAGTACTGTTCGAGATGCAATCATTGTAACGGAGGGAATCCCATGTTGTGCAAGAACCAACGGATATGGGGGTATGAGACGACGTACGGCTCTTTTGCACAGTTTGCCAAAGTATTACCGACACAGTTGCTTCATAAGCCCCCGCACCTGAGTTGGGAAGTGGCAGGTTCCTATTTGCTTACCACTGCCACCGCCTGGCAGATGTTATATGGATTCAGCCCTAATACAGCAGGGCCGGGAAAAAATGTGCTTGTATACGGCGGCGCCGGCGGAACAGGTTCTGCTGTCATTCAACTGACCAGCCTTTCGGGAGGAAACTGTATCGCCGTGGTATCTGACGATAGTCGTGGCAAGTGGTGCATGAGCCTCGGCGCCAAAGGGTATATCAACAGGCGTATGTTCAAATGTTGGGGCAGGCTACCTGAAATAAACACTCCTGAATACAAGTATTATCTGAAAGAAGTGCGTGCGTTCGGCAAAGCTATCTGGGAGATACTGGGAGAAGGGGTAAACCCCGACATTGTTGTGGACTTTATAGGAGAGCAAACCTTCCCTGTAAGCGCCTACGTGGTGGAAAAAGGCGGTATGGTGGTTACCTGCGGAGCATCGTCCGGATTTATGCTAAATATAGATGCTTCCTATTTATGGATGCGGCAGAAACGGCTACAAGGGTCGCATTTCTGTTCATTAAGTGAAATAGTGAAGTTACAGCATTTGATTATGGACGGAAAGCTGACTCCGGCAGTATCCCGGATATACAAATGGAGTGATTTGCCGGCTGCACACGAAGAAATGTTGAAAGGAGGTGATCACCTGGGGAATCTTGCTATACAGGTACAGGTGAATTCTTAG